The Chlorocebus sabaeus isolate Y175 chromosome 6, mChlSab1.0.hap1, whole genome shotgun sequence genome has a segment encoding these proteins:
- the LOC103247068 gene encoding pregnancy-specific beta-1-glycoprotein 2-like, giving the protein MRNVEASTIPRDLTHRQKEKEKEGQRGSTERGGDREVSWAQTPPISLRSAPAPGKRLSTEGGRTAQLTAVLGNILDPRLISTEENTQAEEAMGPLSVPPYTLHITWKELLLTASLLIFWNPPTTAQVTIEAQPTKLSEGKDVLLLVHNLPQNLIGYSWYKGQIMDVHHYITSYVIDTEMIVFGPVYSGRETVYSNASLLIQNVTRKDTGSYTIQIIKRGDKIKRITGHYTLYLETPKPYISSSNLNPREGTETVILSCDPDTQDVSYLWWINGQRLPMSPRLQLSKNNRTLSLFGVTKDTAGPYECEMKNPRSSSRSDPVILNLLYGPHIPSILSSSPYYRSGEKLYLYCFADSNPPAEYSWTMNGKFLQSGQELSIHEITTKHSGIYGCSARNLATGSVSSTFKTIQVSGPCHGDLAGSDSWLPPQRH; this is encoded by the exons ggagggacaaAGAGGCAGTACTGAGAGGGGAGGGGATAGAGAAGTGTCCTGGGCTCAGACCCCGCCCATAAGCCTGAGAAGTGCTCCTGCCCCGGGGAAGAGGCTCAGCACAGAAGGAGGAAGGACAGCACAGCTGACAGCTGTGCTCGGAAACATTTTGGATCCCAGGCTCATCTCCACAGAGGAGAACACACAGGCAGAAGAGGCCATGGGGCCCCTCTCAGTGCCTCCCTACACACTGCATATCACCTGGAAGGAACTTCTACTCACAG CATCACTTTTAATCTTCTGGAACCCGCCCACCACTGCCCAAGTCACGATTGAAGCACAGCCAACCAAACTTTCTGAGGGGAAGGATGTTCTGCTACTTGTCCACAATTTGCCCCAGAATCTTATTGGCTACAGCTGGTACAAAGGGCAAATAATGGACGTCCACCATTACATCACATCATATGTAATAGACACTGAAATGATTGTATTTGGGCCTGTATACAGTGGACGAGAAACTGTATATTCCAATGCATCCCTGCTGATTCAGAATGTCACCCGGAAGGACACAGGATCCTACACCATACAAATTATAAAGCGAGGTGATAAGATTAAAAGAATAACTGGACATTACACCTTATACC TGGAGACTCCCAAGCCCTACATCTCCAGCAGCAACTTAAACCCCAGGGAGGGCACGGAGACTGTGATCTTATCCTGTGATCCTGACACTCAGGATGTAAGCTACCTGTGGTGGATAAATGGTCAGAGACTCCCTATGAGTCCCAGGTTGCAGCTGTCCAAAAACAACAGGACCCTCAGTCTATTTGGTGTCACAAAGGATACTGCAGGACCCTATGAATGTGAAATGAAGAACCCAAGGAGTTCCAGCCGCAGTGACCCAGTCATCTTGAATCTCCTCT ATGGTCCACACATCCCCAGCATTTTGTCTTCATCCCCCTATTACCGTTCAGGAGAAAAACTCTACTTGTACTGCTTCGCGGACTCTAACCCACCGGCAGAGTATTCTTGGACGATGAATGGGAAGTTTCTGCAATCAGGACAAGAGCTCTCTATCCACGAAATTACTACAAAGCATAGCGGAATCTATGGTTGCTCCGCTCGTAACTTAGCCACTGGCAGCGTAAGTTCCACATTCAAGACGATCCAAGTCTCTG GTCCCTGCCACGGAGACCTGGCAGGGTCTGATTCATGGCTGCCACCACAGAGACACTGA